Proteins found in one Magnetococcales bacterium genomic segment:
- a CDS encoding response regulator: protein MNRSVTHVAGEGNDLIRELLSHASDTFLLTDGEGRLTFVSPNVLEVFGCTTEEAMAIGKVSGLLGQEFAHQEGPFKQGNHANIETRIVDRAGGVRTLLVDVRRFASMEGATLFVCRDISRHKRSDERNEQVQQSTIAISALLRTALEPLTLTEQLKRALDLILAIPWLAIQSRGSIFLMDCESDELVLSVQRGLNVGLLSHCARVPMGYCLCGRAAQERKLVFADGLDHRHDVQYEGMQDHGHYCVPILSGDKLYGVINLYLQDGHIRDPQEEDFLHSMANTLAGLIERKQAEETIRRLSHGNKLLLDAAGDGIYGVDRLGRTTFVNPASLRMTGWQTEDLVGQFSHKVMHHSHPDGRPYPPDECPIHLAFKDGIVRHVDDEVFWRKDGTSFPVAYTSTPVREEGKITGAVVVFRDITERLRVDLALKEAKDAAEAANRAKSFFLANVSHEIRTPLNAIVGFSQILLKNKGLIPDRFHQYLENIRVSGINLTEIISNVLDLSKIEAGKVAVVEEELDLQLLVQSLLHVHKSKAAEKGVRLGFNLDPGFPSAIRSDRTKINQIFMNLVGNAVKFTGIGGEVVIEVSRAEDRLMNLVVRDTGKGIPPDRLETIFEPFEQVDGSITRGEAGVGLGLAIVKNLARVLGGTVAVESQLGRGTTFSVQLPLIPGLGVMEGSGEPDWSGLQFSSDVRLLLVEDHPMNREMMLAVLGEVGLGAEVAENGLQGVAMARELKPHLILMDIHLPQMDGLSATRKIQAEESTAKIPIVGISADAFPERRREALAAGMVDFLVKPVDLAELMPVLERHLATFKKNPSPKSDGLSQL from the coding sequence ATGAACCGGTCTGTCACCCATGTTGCCGGGGAAGGGAACGATCTGATCCGGGAGTTGCTGAGTCACGCTTCCGATACCTTCCTGTTGACCGACGGCGAAGGCCGTTTGACCTTTGTCAGCCCCAATGTTCTGGAGGTGTTTGGCTGCACAACGGAAGAGGCCATGGCCATCGGGAAGGTGTCTGGTCTTCTGGGGCAGGAGTTTGCCCACCAGGAGGGGCCTTTCAAGCAGGGCAATCATGCCAACATCGAAACCCGCATTGTGGATCGAGCCGGGGGGGTGCGCACTCTGCTGGTGGATGTGCGGCGTTTTGCCTCCATGGAGGGGGCCACTCTCTTTGTTTGCCGGGATATTTCCAGGCACAAACGGTCGGATGAGCGCAATGAGCAGGTTCAGCAATCCACCATCGCCATCAGCGCCCTGTTACGCACCGCCCTGGAACCCCTGACTCTGACGGAACAGCTGAAGCGGGCGCTGGATCTGATTTTGGCCATTCCCTGGCTTGCCATCCAGTCCCGAGGCTCCATTTTTTTGATGGACTGTGAAAGTGACGAGCTGGTGCTGTCGGTTCAGCGGGGGTTGAACGTTGGCCTGCTTTCCCATTGTGCCCGGGTTCCCATGGGCTATTGTCTCTGTGGTCGGGCGGCCCAGGAGCGCAAGCTGGTTTTTGCCGATGGTCTCGACCACCGCCACGATGTCCAATATGAAGGGATGCAGGACCACGGTCACTATTGTGTGCCCATTCTTTCCGGCGACAAGCTCTATGGCGTGATCAATCTCTATCTCCAGGATGGCCACATCCGGGATCCCCAGGAAGAAGATTTTCTCCACTCCATGGCCAACACCCTGGCTGGCCTCATCGAACGCAAACAGGCTGAAGAGACCATCCGGCGGTTGAGTCACGGCAACAAGTTGCTGCTGGATGCGGCGGGGGATGGCATCTATGGCGTGGATCGGTTGGGGCGCACCACATTCGTCAATCCCGCCTCTCTGCGGATGACCGGCTGGCAGACAGAGGATCTGGTGGGTCAATTTTCCCATAAGGTGATGCACCACTCCCATCCCGATGGCCGACCCTATCCACCGGACGAGTGCCCCATCCATCTGGCATTTAAGGATGGCATTGTGCGTCATGTGGACGATGAGGTGTTTTGGCGAAAGGATGGTACCTCGTTTCCCGTCGCCTATACCTCCACCCCGGTTCGGGAGGAGGGGAAGATCACGGGTGCGGTGGTGGTGTTTCGGGATATTACCGAACGCCTGCGGGTGGATCTCGCCTTGAAGGAAGCCAAAGATGCAGCGGAAGCGGCCAACCGGGCCAAATCCTTCTTTTTGGCCAATGTCAGCCACGAAATTCGCACACCCCTCAACGCCATTGTCGGTTTTTCCCAGATTTTACTCAAAAACAAGGGGTTGATTCCGGATCGATTCCATCAATATCTGGAAAATATTCGGGTCTCCGGTATCAATCTCACCGAAATTATCAGCAATGTGCTGGATCTTTCCAAGATCGAAGCGGGCAAGGTGGCGGTGGTGGAAGAGGAGCTGGATCTGCAATTATTGGTGCAGAGCCTGCTTCATGTCCATAAATCCAAGGCAGCGGAAAAAGGGGTGCGCCTGGGGTTTAACCTCGATCCGGGATTTCCTTCGGCCATTCGTAGCGACCGAACCAAAATCAACCAGATATTCATGAACCTGGTGGGTAATGCCGTCAAATTTACCGGCATTGGTGGCGAGGTGGTGATTGAAGTGAGCCGGGCAGAAGATCGGCTGATGAATCTTGTGGTTCGGGATACCGGCAAGGGTATTCCGCCGGACCGTCTGGAAACCATCTTCGAGCCTTTTGAACAGGTGGATGGCTCCATCACCCGGGGAGAGGCCGGGGTGGGGCTGGGGCTGGCCATTGTCAAAAACCTGGCCCGGGTGTTGGGTGGTACGGTGGCGGTGGAGAGTCAGTTGGGTCGTGGCACCACCTTCAGCGTGCAGCTACCCTTGATTCCCGGACTGGGGGTGATGGAAGGGTCTGGAGAGCCTGACTGGAGTGGCCTGCAATTCAGCTCGGATGTTCGTTTGCTGCTGGTGGAAGATCATCCCATGAACCGGGAGATGATGCTGGCGGTGCTTGGGGAGGTGGGTTTGGGGGCTGAAGTGGCTGAAAACGGCCTCCAGGGGGTGGCGATGGCCCGGGAGCTGAAACCCCATTTGATATTGATGGATATTCATCTGCCCCAGATGGATGGTCTTTCCGCTACCCGAAAAATTCAAGCCGAAGAGTCTACCGCCAAAATTCCCATCGTGGGTATTTCCGCCGATGCCTTTCCAGAGCGGCGGCGGGAGGCATTGGCAGCGGGAATGGTCGATTTTTTGGTCAAACCAGTGGATCTGGCTGAGCTGATGCCGGTGTTGGAGCGTCATTTGGCCACCTTTAAAAAAAATCCATCACCCAAGAGTGATGGATTGAGCCAGCTGTAG
- a CDS encoding ankyrin repeat domain-containing protein, with protein sequence MKRITGLLLIIPGLMLSSFVSLKADEQPNQTNERTVPIERASALSLDSEMVETLLTRGGDPDTVDLRGRTPLMWAAENGRAELANRLINAGADVHLRDWWGHNALSLAIGNNHREVITLLLEHSADFSA encoded by the coding sequence ATGAAGAGGATAACCGGACTGCTCTTGATCATTCCAGGCCTGATGCTCTCAAGCTTTGTCAGTCTCAAAGCCGATGAACAACCCAATCAGACCAATGAGCGAACGGTTCCTATTGAACGGGCCTCGGCTCTCTCTCTCGATTCGGAGATGGTGGAAACCCTCCTGACTCGCGGCGGGGATCCCGATACCGTTGATCTCAGGGGTAGAACACCTCTGATGTGGGCAGCGGAAAACGGTCGGGCTGAGTTGGCCAACCGTCTGATCAATGCCGGGGCGGATGTGCATCTACGAGATTGGTGGGGCCATAACGCCCTCAGCCTCGCCATCGGCAACAATCACCGGGAGGTGATCACCCTGCTTTTAGAGCATTCTGCGGATTTTTCCGCCTGA
- the dsrA gene encoding dissimilatory-type sulfite reductase subunit alpha — protein sequence MTQNAQKQPLNTPMLNELESGPWPSFVTDLKNWSETRPQVGQLLNQLEESYQNRWNYWQGTILNVPGYGGGVIARLSEKADKYPDIAQFHTIRIIEPSGWHYSTAALRNLADHSEEFGAGILQLHGMSGDILLLGFDNENTFKASEALMNDGWDMGGSGAAMRTLQCCVGPARCEMACYDTLKATKHITDTFIEYLHRPEFVYKFKFKLSGCANDCANSMQRSDMPLMGTWRGPMQVNQEKVAEFIDDKGIKYLIDNVLTRCPTNCLSVDTDKKELLVDNDECVRCMHCINVMHKALKPGKDRGVTVLLGGKRTLIVGDTLGSVLVPFMKLETDEDLVALTDFIDRIWEFWNDNGMDHERIGEFIKRVGMATFLKGVGIEPDVQMVRAPRTSTYIKFEELAPGRFDGEQNQDPPVWNREVESTEAAS from the coding sequence ATGACCCAGAATGCCCAGAAACAGCCTTTGAACACCCCGATGTTGAACGAATTGGAGTCCGGTCCCTGGCCGAGCTTCGTGACCGATCTGAAAAATTGGTCTGAGACGCGTCCCCAAGTGGGTCAGCTTCTCAATCAGCTGGAAGAGTCTTATCAAAACCGTTGGAACTATTGGCAGGGCACCATCCTGAACGTGCCTGGCTACGGCGGCGGCGTGATTGCGCGTCTCTCCGAAAAGGCGGATAAATATCCTGACATCGCCCAGTTCCACACCATCCGCATCATTGAGCCTTCCGGCTGGCACTATTCCACCGCTGCCCTGCGCAACCTGGCTGACCACAGTGAAGAATTTGGTGCAGGCATCCTTCAGCTCCACGGCATGAGTGGCGACATTCTGCTCTTGGGCTTTGACAACGAAAACACCTTCAAAGCCTCCGAAGCGCTGATGAACGACGGTTGGGATATGGGTGGCTCCGGTGCCGCCATGCGTACCCTGCAGTGCTGTGTGGGTCCGGCCCGCTGTGAGATGGCTTGCTACGACACCCTGAAAGCCACCAAGCACATCACCGACACCTTCATTGAGTATCTCCATCGTCCCGAGTTCGTCTACAAGTTCAAATTCAAACTCTCCGGTTGCGCCAACGACTGCGCCAACTCCATGCAGCGCTCCGACATGCCCCTCATGGGTACCTGGCGCGGGCCGATGCAGGTCAATCAGGAGAAAGTGGCTGAGTTTATCGATGACAAGGGTATCAAATATCTCATCGACAACGTCCTCACCCGCTGCCCCACCAACTGCCTCTCCGTCGACACCGACAAAAAAGAGCTTTTGGTTGACAACGACGAGTGCGTCCGCTGCATGCACTGCATCAACGTCATGCACAAGGCCCTGAAACCCGGTAAGGATCGTGGCGTAACCGTGCTGTTGGGCGGCAAGCGTACCCTGATCGTGGGTGACACCCTGGGTTCGGTGCTGGTGCCCTTCATGAAGTTGGAAACCGACGAAGACTTGGTGGCCCTCACCGACTTCATTGATCGGATTTGGGAATTCTGGAACGACAACGGTATGGATCACGAGCGGATTGGTGAGTTCATCAAGCGCGTTGGTATGGCCACCTTCCTCAAGGGTGTTGGCATTGAGCCCGACGTACAGATGGTCCGCGCCCCCCGTACCAGCACCTACATCAAGTTCGAGGAGCTGGCTCCCGGCCGTTTCGATGGAGAGCAGAATCAGGATCCTCCCGTCTGGAACCGTGAAGTGGAATCCACCGAGGCGGCCTCCTGA
- a CDS encoding bifunctional diguanylate cyclase/phosphodiesterase — protein MMRRQVWWVLMILGVIGVAAVVAWLAAWPIHPAWLEEVHTALMSSLVVIAGGVILLVLQILRLFRKVQKKQVALTVTTDVLDAEIESRGVAEERIQSLARFPEENTNPVLRVGSDGILLYANSASDLLLRTLKAAQGEKVSGAFLEAVVAAFGSRKSQELSVSCDDRLYSLHLVSVLDADYVNVYGSDITEKARAEAEIRSLARFPEENANPVLRVDGEGRLIFANGASAPLLDTWKVQEGECLPGEWRWVAEDCLKCGSGKELELICGERTFSIQLAPVTESGYLNLYGLDVTERKYYEEQLLKQSNFDTLTELPNRALFQDRLDRALVAARSGQKLVAILFIGLDRFKEVNQALGRDGGDDLLKAVAVRLKESFPAATTVARHSGDVFAGILSGLGSIAEIVDRVQEIRDHLSESFLIRDNPLDVAFSIGVSVYPSDHREGGRLVHFADLAMFRAKADSRDGYRFYEGGMDEEARERHKLLGDLRRALEEEQFRVHYQPQMDLATGQLSGMEALVRWQHPERGMISPGRFIPLAEESGLIVPLGWWVLKTACRHNKSWQRQGLKPLRVAVNLSSVQFGEADLVKGVGRILEESGLDPDYLELEITESVAMHDANTTIATLKALHSLGLRLSIDDFGTGYSSLAYLKRFPVDKVKIDQSFVRDLGEDSESGAICNAVVQLGHAIRLKVIAEGVEEAPQLELLRGMGCDQIQGYHYSRPLAEEAFEAFLAKHGARK, from the coding sequence ATGATGCGCCGTCAGGTGTGGTGGGTATTGATGATTCTCGGGGTGATCGGGGTGGCTGCGGTGGTGGCTTGGCTGGCGGCCTGGCCCATCCATCCGGCTTGGCTTGAGGAGGTCCATACCGCTCTGATGAGCTCTTTGGTGGTGATTGCGGGGGGGGTGATACTCCTGGTTTTGCAGATTTTGCGTCTGTTTCGCAAAGTCCAAAAGAAACAGGTCGCCTTGACAGTCACCACCGATGTTCTGGATGCAGAAATCGAAAGTCGGGGTGTGGCGGAAGAGCGCATTCAGAGTTTGGCCCGGTTTCCCGAGGAAAACACCAATCCGGTTCTGCGTGTGGGAAGCGATGGCATTTTGCTTTATGCCAACTCCGCCAGTGATTTGTTGTTGCGCACCTTGAAGGCGGCTCAAGGGGAGAAGGTTTCGGGGGCATTTTTGGAAGCGGTGGTGGCAGCCTTTGGTTCCAGAAAGAGTCAGGAGCTATCGGTATCCTGCGATGATCGGCTCTATTCCCTCCACTTGGTGTCGGTTCTGGATGCCGATTATGTCAATGTGTATGGCTCGGATATAACCGAAAAGGCCCGAGCTGAAGCGGAAATTCGTAGTCTGGCGCGGTTTCCCGAGGAGAACGCCAATCCGGTCTTGCGGGTGGATGGAGAGGGGCGGCTGATTTTTGCCAATGGTGCCAGTGCCCCACTGCTGGACACCTGGAAAGTCCAGGAGGGGGAGTGTCTTCCCGGAGAGTGGCGTTGGGTGGCGGAGGATTGTCTTAAATGTGGCTCCGGTAAGGAGCTGGAGTTGATTTGTGGGGAGCGGACCTTTTCCATCCAGCTGGCTCCGGTGACTGAGTCGGGCTATCTCAATCTTTATGGTCTGGATGTGACGGAGCGAAAATATTATGAGGAGCAGCTTCTTAAACAATCCAACTTCGATACCCTGACGGAACTGCCCAACCGGGCACTGTTTCAGGATCGTCTGGATCGGGCTTTGGTGGCGGCGCGCAGTGGCCAAAAGCTGGTGGCGATTTTGTTTATTGGCCTGGATCGATTCAAGGAGGTCAACCAGGCCTTGGGTCGGGATGGGGGGGATGATCTGCTCAAAGCGGTGGCTGTGCGCCTGAAGGAGAGCTTTCCGGCGGCCACCACTGTGGCCCGTCACAGCGGCGATGTCTTTGCAGGCATTCTTTCCGGGCTGGGCTCGATTGCCGAAATTGTCGATCGGGTACAGGAAATACGCGATCACCTCTCGGAATCCTTTCTGATTCGGGACAATCCCCTGGACGTGGCCTTTTCCATCGGGGTCAGCGTCTACCCCAGCGATCACCGGGAGGGGGGGCGTCTGGTCCATTTTGCCGACCTTGCCATGTTTCGTGCCAAGGCTGACAGCCGTGACGGCTATCGTTTTTATGAAGGGGGAATGGACGAGGAGGCCCGGGAGCGGCACAAACTGCTGGGGGATCTGCGCCGGGCTTTGGAGGAAGAGCAGTTTCGGGTCCACTATCAACCCCAGATGGATCTGGCGACAGGTCAGCTTTCCGGGATGGAAGCTCTGGTGCGTTGGCAGCATCCGGAAAGAGGCATGATTTCCCCGGGGCGGTTTATTCCCCTGGCGGAAGAGAGCGGATTGATCGTGCCTTTGGGGTGGTGGGTGCTCAAGACCGCCTGTCGCCATAACAAATCCTGGCAAAGGCAGGGACTTAAGCCGTTGCGGGTGGCGGTCAATCTTTCCTCGGTGCAGTTTGGTGAGGCGGATCTGGTGAAAGGGGTTGGACGTATCCTTGAGGAGAGTGGGCTTGATCCGGACTATTTGGAGTTGGAGATTACCGAAAGTGTTGCCATGCACGACGCCAATACCACCATCGCCACTCTGAAAGCCCTCCACAGCTTGGGGCTCAGGCTCTCCATCGACGATTTTGGCACCGGTTATTCCTCTCTGGCCTATCTCAAACGGTTTCCGGTGGACAAGGTCAAGATCGATCAATCCTTTGTCCGGGATCTGGGAGAGGATTCGGAGAGTGGGGCCATCTGCAACGCCGTGGTGCAGTTGGGTCATGCCATCCGTCTCAAGGTGATTGCCGAGGGGGTGGAGGAGGCCCCTCAGCTGGAGCTGCTCCGGGGGATGGGGTGTGACCAGATTCAGGGTTATCATTATAGCCGTCCCCTGGCTGAAGAGGCCTTCGAAGCCTTTTTGGCAAAGCATGGGGCGCGCAAATGA
- the dsrB gene encoding dissimilatory-type sulfite reductase subunit beta — MSNTQMAPRDQGAPDYTKMLHPAMTANYGKWDYHERVRPGVLVHVAESGDKLYTVRGGSPRTLSAATVRHMCDIADKYSKGFIRFTTRSNVEFLCDDESQLDDLINAVEKELGFPIGGTGPSVSNVVCTQGWLHCNLPGSDAAGAVKALLDELIDDFKNENLPNRVKISTSCCQINCASQGDISIIVQHHHPPRIDHNNMQICELPKVVAICPAAAIRPTVVDGNQTVEVVEEKCMYCGACHGQCPSMEIRDSDTDTLSIWVGGKMANTRGGPALQKLAVWGLPNNPPRWPEVGEAVKKIIEAYREGGKPWERIGEWIDRIGWQRFFEKTGFPFTRYHIDDGPEALQTLNRSSHVRL; from the coding sequence ATGAGCAATACGCAAATGGCACCTCGGGATCAAGGTGCTCCCGACTATACCAAAATGCTCCATCCTGCCATGACCGCGAACTATGGCAAATGGGACTATCATGAGCGGGTTCGTCCCGGCGTTCTGGTGCATGTAGCCGAGAGCGGCGACAAGCTCTATACCGTACGTGGTGGTTCCCCCCGGACATTGAGTGCAGCCACTGTCCGCCATATGTGTGACATCGCTGATAAATATTCCAAGGGCTTCATCCGTTTCACCACCCGCAGCAACGTCGAGTTTTTGTGTGACGACGAAAGCCAGCTGGATGACCTGATCAATGCCGTCGAAAAGGAGCTGGGCTTTCCCATCGGTGGTACCGGTCCTTCGGTCTCCAACGTGGTCTGCACCCAGGGTTGGCTCCACTGCAACCTGCCTGGCTCCGACGCCGCTGGTGCGGTGAAGGCGCTGTTGGATGAGTTGATCGACGACTTCAAGAACGAAAATCTCCCCAACCGGGTGAAAATTTCCACCTCCTGCTGCCAGATCAACTGCGCCAGCCAAGGGGATATCTCCATCATCGTGCAGCACCATCATCCCCCGCGCATCGACCACAACAACATGCAGATCTGTGAGTTGCCCAAGGTGGTCGCCATCTGTCCGGCTGCGGCGATTCGTCCGACAGTTGTGGACGGCAACCAGACCGTTGAGGTGGTTGAGGAAAAATGCATGTATTGCGGCGCCTGCCACGGCCAGTGCCCCAGCATGGAAATCCGCGACTCCGATACCGACACGCTCTCCATCTGGGTGGGTGGTAAAATGGCCAACACCCGCGGCGGCCCTGCCCTGCAAAAGCTGGCTGTTTGGGGTCTGCCCAACAATCCTCCCCGTTGGCCCGAAGTGGGTGAGGCGGTGAAGAAGATCATCGAGGCCTACAGAGAAGGTGGTAAGCCTTGGGAGCGGATCGGCGAGTGGATCGATCGGATTGGCTGGCAGCGTTTCTTCGAAAAGACCGGCTTCCCCTTCACCCGCTACCACATTGACGATGGCCCAGAAGCCCTTCAGACCCTGAACCGGTCAAGCCACGTCCGCCTCTGA
- a CDS encoding FAD-dependent oxidoreductase has translation MSKETTILKRQSREDVEAGLKLPDAEEIIVRNARSYKCPTYVQRMPPCRNECPSSEDIRGYLTSIAQADMFKTPIEDALDKAWYTLTDKNPMPAIHGRVCPHPCESGCNRQHMEDGAVAINNMERLIGDHGIDRGLKLKMLTDEKKGKKIAVIGSGPTGLSCAYQLVRRGYDVTIFEAFEKGGGMLRYGIPSYRLPEKVLDAEIQNILDLGVEIKYNTRVGRDISYQDLKDQYDAVYLGIGAHKGTNLNVEGENSANVFTGAGFLNRVNTGAQVEIGARVVVIGGGDSAVDAARVSLRLHSDNEEAWEKAEKSGDTAAMEAASKAIDEEVERSGATIAAEKPAMDSARVAKRVSKYSQVTILYRRTREEMPAISKDVDEAVHEGIKFEFLSAPIGFETEGGRATAIKCIRMELGEPDKSGRRRPVPIEGSEFTLPVDTVIVGIGQVPELEQGMEDLANKWGFIGASSTMQTKENGIFAGGDVLGLGISTRSVGQGRIAARAIDGYLKGKRYQLPHKGRPVRHTEMRLGIYPAAPRNEEKQIPVEEATKDFREINQTLSISEGIAEAKRCLSCGLCFVCDQCRIYCPQEAIHRNLKRPQGRVMFTDYTRCIGCHICQEVCPCSYIQMGMGM, from the coding sequence ATGAGTAAAGAAACAACTATCCTCAAGAGGCAGTCTCGGGAAGACGTGGAGGCCGGGCTGAAGTTGCCGGATGCGGAGGAGATCATCGTCCGCAACGCCCGAAGCTATAAATGCCCCACATACGTCCAACGTATGCCCCCTTGTCGTAACGAATGTCCTTCCAGTGAGGATATTCGTGGCTATCTGACGTCCATCGCTCAGGCGGACATGTTCAAGACTCCCATCGAGGATGCCTTGGACAAGGCGTGGTACACCCTGACCGATAAAAATCCCATGCCGGCCATCCATGGTCGGGTCTGCCCACACCCTTGCGAATCAGGATGTAACAGACAGCACATGGAAGATGGGGCCGTTGCCATTAACAACATGGAACGGTTGATCGGCGATCACGGGATTGACCGTGGGTTGAAACTCAAGATGCTGACCGATGAGAAGAAGGGCAAGAAGATTGCCGTCATCGGTTCCGGTCCCACGGGTCTCTCCTGCGCTTATCAGCTGGTTCGCAGGGGCTATGACGTCACCATTTTCGAAGCCTTCGAAAAGGGTGGCGGTATGCTGCGTTACGGCATCCCCTCCTACCGTCTGCCCGAAAAAGTCCTTGATGCTGAAATCCAGAACATCTTGGATCTGGGCGTTGAGATCAAATACAACACCCGCGTGGGTCGAGATATCTCCTACCAGGATCTCAAAGACCAGTACGATGCCGTCTATCTGGGCATCGGTGCACACAAGGGTACCAACCTGAACGTTGAAGGTGAAAATTCCGCCAACGTTTTTACGGGTGCTGGATTTCTCAACCGGGTCAATACCGGTGCACAAGTGGAAATCGGCGCTCGGGTGGTGGTGATCGGTGGTGGTGACTCCGCCGTTGACGCCGCCCGCGTTTCTCTTCGCCTTCACTCGGATAACGAAGAAGCCTGGGAAAAGGCTGAAAAGAGTGGTGATACTGCGGCCATGGAAGCGGCCAGCAAGGCGATTGATGAGGAAGTCGAACGCTCTGGAGCCACCATCGCTGCTGAAAAGCCCGCCATGGACTCCGCCCGGGTGGCCAAACGGGTTTCCAAATATTCCCAGGTCACCATCCTCTATCGCCGTACCCGGGAAGAGATGCCCGCCATCTCCAAGGATGTGGATGAGGCGGTTCACGAGGGTATCAAGTTTGAGTTTCTCTCTGCACCCATCGGTTTCGAGACCGAAGGGGGCCGGGCCACCGCCATCAAGTGCATCCGCATGGAGCTGGGTGAGCCGGACAAGTCCGGTCGTCGCCGCCCGGTACCCATCGAAGGTTCCGAATTCACCCTGCCGGTGGATACCGTGATTGTTGGTATCGGTCAGGTGCCGGAGCTGGAGCAGGGGATGGAAGACCTTGCCAACAAGTGGGGCTTCATTGGTGCCAGTTCCACCATGCAGACCAAGGAAAACGGCATCTTTGCCGGTGGTGATGTGTTGGGACTGGGTATCTCCACCCGCTCCGTGGGTCAGGGCCGTATCGCTGCCCGGGCTATTGATGGTTACCTTAAAGGGAAAAGATATCAACTTCCCCACAAGGGCCGTCCGGTGCGTCATACGGAAATGCGCTTGGGCATCTATCCGGCTGCTCCTCGTAACGAAGAGAAGCAGATCCCGGTGGAAGAAGCGACCAAGGATTTCCGGGAGATCAACCAAACCCTCAGCATTTCCGAGGGAATCGCTGAAGCCAAGCGGTGCCTCTCCTGTGGTCTCTGTTTTGTCTGTGACCAGTGTCGGATCTACTGTCCTCAGGAAGCGATCCATCGCAACCTGAAGCGGCCCCAGGGTCGTGTGATGTTTACCGATTACACCCGCTGTATCGGTTGTCACATCTGTCAGGAAGTCTGCCCCTGCTCCTATATCCAGATGGGTATGGGTATGTAA